CGCCTTGCACATTAAAGCGTCAGAAGTTCCATACAGTGCTAGTTGGGCACGAAAAGCGGCGACATGGTCTACTAGGTCAGTGGAGCCGTCGTATGCGTCCAAAGAGGGGAGTCGGAAGTTCGAGGGGACTGTCTGATTCTGTATTTCGGGCGCGAACAaagacccttggtgtgcgtcctcctCGAGCTCTCCCTTTGAGTTGCGAACCTCCTCCTCTActtcgtcgagccgctgactaagAAAGCGTAGCTGGGCTCGCAAGGAGTCCATTGATTCCGAAGATAATACCTTGGGTTCCGGGCGGCTGCTCGGGTTTTCCATGCCTCGAACCCGGGGGGGGCTGATCGGACCCGAGGCGGAGTAGGGAACTCCGGAAGTGGCGTGTGGGCCTGAATGGGCGGCTCCTGTTGCCGCAGTGGTTGAATCGCAGGCGGGTGCGTCAGATGTGAAACGAGCGGGGTGATGGTTTGTACCATACCCATCAGGGTTCGGACTTAGTgtgcgaggtcgtgaaaggcatCGGGTGACACAGGCGAAGGGACGCTCGGAGCGCCCTCGGGCAAAAGCAGACCTGGGTTGTTGAATAAATGCCAGTAGCGTTCCGAGATCGGGGCTAGGTCGTCAACCCATGGCTCGTCACGCAAGGGGCGCTCGGCTTGCGCCCCTGTTAAGAATGATCCCTCGGCAGGGAGTTCGTCGGGGTCAGTctgaggatccctcgacattcgggccctccttctagcgccaatctgttacgggaaacaactttgagtcgtggcctcggggccgacgcggcttggttcgggtccgaatgggcGGGGATCTCGTACGGCGTCCCCCGAACCCGCCGAGGGAGTGGTGGTCTAGCGTCCGATCGGGGCGGTGTACCCGTCTCTTCCGGGCAAGCGCTCCTTGCCTGGGCGTCCGGAGGGAACCTTCGgactcgcacctgcacaaaggtcgggccgaggtgctcggctcgacccctccgacgatcaagttagcggagGCAGAGGGGATTTTGGATGAAGAAGTCTTTTTTTGTCCCCCTaccttcgtttagaactctggggtatttataggtaagtttagtgttacctgatgtgcctgcctgcaggagcaggaccgtacctctgatggcgtctgacagtgCCTTTagtgttgcgtggagaaccgaactgtcGTAGGGTATGGTCGTGCATCGGTCGGCGTTCCAGTCCGCTCGACCGGGTGCTGTCGGGTTAATCGAGGCAGGGGACGTCACTTGGGACAGGTGACGTCAGGCCGAGTctcgtcgccattattaccctcatcagatATCGTTAACCGTGGGGTCATCGTAGCTTGATTCAATGCTGAAAGCGTAAAATTATCCAGAGGGCTCATGAGAAGATTAGAGTGGGAAGAGACTCCGATTGGTGTGGCTTTGAGGCGTTGCTCACTCACCAAAAACGAGTTTGGTATTGTCTCGAGATGCACTTTTAAATTCATCGAGATCCCAGCACAAGCGGTCaatattgaaaaatattttcGATTTGATCtttccgatgatcaagttagtaaGATagtaataatagataaaaatctTATCTATTTAGGCTTAGGGGTTTAACTTTTATACATGAGTAATCGACGAAGTACGATCGACCACTTCATCGTGTCCCCTTACGTCATCCAACGGCTCATGTCGATGATCAATAAGTATGTTTCTCTAAGGTTTACCTTAAAAAAATGATGACTGTGATAGCATCGTTTGCCAAGGGCTAAAGTTTATCTGGGATAAGAAAGGAATGATCCTCGATGTCAGAAAAAAAAGAATTGAGCCATATCGCTTTGGATTAATATTTTCTGCAACCCTCCCAAAATCATGATTGATGAGGGTGAGAGATTACTTACGACTGGTAACCCAGACGAGAAGGGAAATCTAAGTGAATCCAAATCAGGGGAATGAGCCTCGTTGTGGGAGAGTGAAACTCCCTGCGATTGGCTCGTCTCCCAGGGATCGAGACGAACAAAGGGGGTCCCGACTCTCCTGTCGGAGAGTGAGCCTCGTCTCCGATTGGCTCGTCTCCTGCGATTGGCTCGTTGTCGGAGAATGAGCCTCGTCTCCCAGGGATCGAGACGAACAAAGACCGGAAGATCATGCTCTCCTGCGTACATCATCGCCTAGGTAGCAGTTTACGATAGGATCAGTCTAATGCTTGCTTCATCATTTTCTCCATCAATGCCAAACCTGAATGATGTGTGGCACGTCGCGCAAGCTTAACGGACACCTCGCTTTGTTGTTGTAGCTCAAGCGTTTGCTCTGTTGTTTAAACACTGCGTACTGCAGGAGGTGTCACAAGCATGGACCCGTTCCTGAAGAAGTTCTTCCCTGTCGTCTACCGCAAGAAGAACTCGCAGTCCCACAACAACTACTGCGAGTACGACAACCAGGGCCTCGCCGCCTTCACCTCCTCTCTCTACCTCGCCGGCCTCGTCGCCTCCCTTGCGGCCTCCCCCGTCACCAGGAAGCACGGCCGCCGCGCCAGCATCGTCTGTGGCGGCATCAGTTTTCTCGTCGGAGCCACCCTCAACTCCGCCGCCGTCAACCTGCCGATGCTGATCCTCGGCCGTATCATGCTCGGCATCGGTATCGGGTTCGGGAATCAGGTACTCTCTGCCTCCACTTCACCACCACCTTCTTCGTGAACTGATGATGAACACCGATATGGTGATGCAGGCAGTTCCTCTCTACCTCTCCGAGATGGCGCCGGCGCACCTCCGCGGCGGCTTGAACATGATGTTCCAGCTCGCGACGACCCTGGGAATTTTCTCCGCCAATATGATCAACTACGGCACCGAGAAGATCAAGCCGTGGGGGTGGCGTCTTTCCCTCGGCCTGGCAGCGGCCCCCGCGATCCTGATGACCATCGGAGGCGCCCTCCTGCCGGAGACCCCCAACAGCCTCGTCGAACAAGGGCGGGCCGAGGAAGGCCGCCGCGTCCTGGAGAAGATCCGCGGCACCAACGACGTGGACGCCGAGCTCCAAGACATGGTCGAAGCCAGCGAGCTCGCCAACTCCATCGAGCACCCCTTCCGGAACATACTGGAGCGCCGGAACCGGCCTCAGCTCATCATGGCCATCCTCATGCCCACGTTCCAGATCCTGACGGGCATCAACTCCATCCTCTTCTACGCGCCGGTGCTGTTCCAGAGCATGGGCTTCGGTGGGAACGCGGCGCTCTACTCCTCCGTCATGACCGGCGCCGTGCTCGCCTCTTCCACGCTTGTTTCCATCGCCACCGTCGACAGGTGGGGGAGAAGACCGCTGCTGATCGGCGGCGGATTACAGATGATCGTGTGTCAGGTTGCAGTGGCCGTCATACTAGGCGTCAAGTTCGGCGGCGACAAGCAGCTGTCGAAAGACTTCTCCATCGTCGTCGTCGTGGTGTTCTGCCTCTTCGTTGCCGCCTTCGGGTGGTCGTGGGGGCCGCTGGGGTGGACGGTCCCGAGCGAGATATTCCCGCTGGAGACGAGGTCGGCCGGGCAGAGCATCACGGTGTCGGTGAACCTCCTCTTCACCTTCGCCATCGCCCAGTCCTTCCTCAGCCTCCTCTGCTCCTTCAAGTTcggcatcttcctcttcttcgccgGTTGGATCACCATAATGACCGTCTTCGTCTACGTCTTCCTCCCGGAGACCAAAGGGGTGCCTATCGAGGAGATGATACTGCTGTGGAGGAAGCACTGGTTCTGGAAGAGAGTCATGCCACCTATCGAAGTGGCGGATGAAGGCGGACCAGCAGAAGCAGAGTTGCCTGATACGAGGCTTTAATCAAAATTAGAGCACTGTCGTTAGAGAGTATTGTTGCTACCGATGCACTGTTCGAGTGCTATGCAAGCATCACTTAGTTGTACGTTATCACTAAGCTAACATGTAAGAAGTACAGTCCATGCAAATTTATCATGAGTAAATTTACTACTGCAAACAGATAGTTGATTTAGTTCATGTTAACCTACTATTGAGTTTTTAGAGCGCGCTTCCTCCCTTCCAGTACCGCCTGCCCTTCCCCGTGGTCTCCTCCCCCTCCACCTTGTGTTTGTTACGATAGCAGAGGGCGAAGGTGATGACCAACGAGAGAGACGAGAGGGAGGACTCCCCCATCTCCCTTCCTTTTGTGCactgtgataaggtatattttgggtccacaTCGCGTCACGAGCAATGCCACGTAGCGCTGTAGCCAGGTAAACAAGAGGAGCACCCCCACGCGTCGAGCGAGAGACCGTATCAAGGCATGGCTCGATAcgtcccggaaagctcgggacgacgTCGTATGGCGCTGTTCCGCGCGTCCCGGAGCGACAACCGCACGAAGGTACCGCCTCACCTCTCGAGGATCGGTCGCTACGCCCGCGTATGATCGACCCTCATACAGTAGCATAAAAGCACCTGGCCGGGACCCGACCAAgaggggaagaaaaagaaaaacttcaatccgccactgacttgatcgtcggagagaCCAAAGTCGGGAAACACCCGTCGACGATCTTTTTTTTGCAGGAAAGCTGTCATCGCAAGCAAGAAGGCGCTGATCAAACCCCCGCCGCCGACGCTCAAAGTGGCGTTCGATCGATCTCGACACCTAGCTCAATCGACCAGAGACTCCCGACATTGCctcgtggaccaagccgtgctgactctaTCAGCCACACGACACATCAATCCATCAACACACTATCGTCCACCCATCGACAGGACGGGTGAGGAAGCGATGGACGACGCTACTTGTTATGAGAGCTAGGGGCGAAGATGATGAGGGACAGAAGGGACAAGAGGACTCCCCCACTTCCCTTCCCCTTCGTGCAACATCATCTATCCATTGCTAGGAGAGACGAACAGGGGGCGAAGGCGACAAGCGACGAGAGGGAGGACTCCCTCACCTCCCACCGGCAAGGAGGCAACAAACGAAGTCGCTCATTATGGGAGCAAGGGGTGAAGGCAACGAGCAACGAAAGAGACGAGGGGAGGACTCCCCCATCTCCCTTCCCTTCGTGCTTTGGAAAATATTTCACCTGAAAAATTAAATACTTACATACAGCAGTCAATTAGCATATAAATCAAATCATTTGACAACATCTTCAAATAGTGTCCTTTGCGCGGAAAAAAGTAAATCCAACAGATATAAAAAAGACTAGGAGAAAATGGCAACCTAACAACCAGAAGGTGAACTCAACAACTGCAACTATGTCTTATGCTTCTGTACATAATTTAGAATAATATGCTTCTGTACAAATCTTCACAAGATGAACCATAAGCATACCTATTATATCTGAATACGGGAGTTCATGTCAAAAGTAAGGGTACAAGACTTGCTCTCAACAAGTACAATTCAAAGGCTAAGTAGGCAACAGAAATGCACTCTAATTAGGAGTCAGATTAAGAAAAAGGAAAGCAAACCATTGATTGTAGGCAATGGAACTACAGAAAACAACTAATTGCAACAAAAGTTATCATGAGGCAAATAGAATGTAATccacaaaatgtaaaatttagTTCTCAAGGATGGTTTAAAAGATAGATAAAAAGATGTTCTGATGATCTAGCGATCTGGAAGAATAAGCCTTGACTACTCCAAGAGATGAAACTGATGATTGCTAGGGAGGGATAAATTGCAAGCAATCATAACAAAAATTATATCTCCATCTCAAAACACACATTTCAACTCGAAGATTGACTAACTGCAGGGATAGAATTAACTATCCACAACAGTTGTTCACTTGACCCCAGCAGAGATCCTTCAGTGCTGCAGCAATGACTATATATAGACAAATCACGCAAACTATAACAGACATCTTCCACTGGGGACTATAACAATCACATATGTAAGAGAATAGAAGCTCAAGATTATATGATAGAACTCCAGACAGGATGTTAAACTAGTCATATCTAACGTAGTAAACGAAAGCAATTATTCCTTCAAAACAATCAACAGTACTTCAATCATTGAACGTGACACTGCTAAATGCTAACCCCCTTCAtccaatctttttcttgaagAGATTAGAACCactaaactgatttatgtcttaaGAAAAAGCTACTATGCTAAAAACCAGTATGATACCATTATCATTACCCTTTTCCTCTGATCTCTCATCGTCCTCCAGaaaatatagaggaagatctttgAATCCGGAACAGGCATGAGAAGACAATTCCATGATATTTGAATCATGGCAGCTATTTTTCCCCATTAATCCATCATTTTTCGCATTACCAAATCAACTTTTCGCCTCAGGCGTATCTCAATCTTCACTTCAGCATCGGCGTGAAATCAACGCATTCATCAGATGTAAACTGCTTCGTGGCGGCAGATTGTGGCTATCACGAGCACATCAGCTGACCGTCGCAGTTCCATTTCCTTACTTCCCGGCCACACCAGACTTCTTTAAACAGAAACTCGGCAAGGGGAGTGAGCTCGGCGAGGGGGAGACGACGAACCCCGGCCCAGCGTACACGGGTTTGAGATCGAAGAACCCTAACTTCCTCGGCAGGTCGTCCGGGCCCGGCCCGAGCCGACTCGTCGGGCAAAAAACCGAGTCGGCCCAGTCCGGTAGGGCATCCGCGGGCGGGGACGCCACCGGCTTCAACTGCTCGCCGCGCTTCAGGATCTTCACCTCCTCCATGACGAGAACCCTCCTTGGGCGCGTCATGCCGTCGGTGGCGCCCTCGTTCTCGGGCGATGGCCATTGCCTTACGGGCCGCGGCGGTTTGGCCTTTGGAGGCGGCGACGGGGTCGATCGCGGAGGGCAGCCTCGGCCAGGCTTCATCGGAGTGGTGGCGGACGAGACAGGGGGCTTCTTCCGATGGGGCTTCGTCGACGGCAGCTGCGGAGAACGAGATCCGAAGGCGTCGAGATGTAGTCGCCCTTGGAGGCAATCCTGGGATCGGAGCACTGCTGCACCCATCGGGGTTGGAATCACCGACGACGACGGGATCGGCGGGAGATGAAAAGCCTACTGACTATACCTTCGCTGTGGTTGGGTAGCGGGTGGGTACGAACTCTGGTGCGTATATATAAATCGCAGGGCGGCGTTCATGCGTTTTGTCAGCGTGTGGGATCCATTTAGTCGCGAGGCGGTTCAGAACGCGGAGGAAGAAACCAGTCAACAAAGTCGAAACCCATCCATTCCTTACGTGCACTGTCGTTCGTCATCTTAGTGTGGGTCCCACATTTTTCGTGAACCGCCTCCAGACACGAGAACGCAGGTGAGACGGACAGGAAGATGAATCAGCGGACGACGGAAATACTAATGCCGTCGGCCTTGAATCATGTTACGATCGTACCATCCACGTGGCATCAATCTGACGGGTATGATCGTGTTTGGCGGTTTGTTAGACCACGATGGCGCAGGGGCAGTTTCGTCTGGGTGGAAAAAGTAGCAAGTGCGGCTTCTAATGATCAATAGGTTTGGACGGATGTGATGAGCGGGATTCCGCCGGTCGCGATCCATCCGTTCGTTCATTCGTCGGTAGCGAGCGCCATAAACGTGTTCCGCAAGTAAGCATGCGCAGTGTACCATTTCCAGGAAGGTGGCGATCACCGACCTCTGCCACCGACATGCTGTACGAGTGTCGATTGGATTtaccttttaaaatatattacTATAAAACTTTTACCCTAATTGATTTTCACATGagagttattttttaattaattaaataaaattatttttttttaatctttttttaatataatctatAAAAGGCTCTCTatccataaaaaaatattcaaatattagGAGAATTCATCCCAATAATAAATCCTGATTATAAGTTATGATTATGATAATATCATCTTATTCTATAAGGCATTCAAGTTTTAATTATTATCTCCGAAATACTATTAATatctttatataatattataatagcagCATGATCCAAGTTATAAATCATCGTTATCGATCGTTCTCGTACTCACATGTTAGTCTTTTATATACTGTGATAAAAATAACACaagtataaaatattattattaattatatataaaatataatagttACTTTAGATAATTTTTCTTTAATAGATCATATCCTTAGTAATGAAAAAGTTATTATTTATGCTCTTAATGACTTAGAagacaaatataaaaaattagtgaTAATAATTCGGACATGTAACTAACCAATGTCATTTGAGGAATTATATGATAACTTAACTAATCATGAAACATATCTAAAACGAGAAAAGAGGAAGACATGATCAACTATCATAGCTTAATTCAATTATAAATCCAAATAAAAGGGTGATTAGAATAATAAGAACTTTAATAAAGAATTGAATAAGATGTCTTATAAATAAATAGGTAACATATAGAGCTATTATCCTTCATTACACTATTAACTCTATAAACATGATAGTAACTTCAACCCAAATAATTTAAGAAATAACTTCAGTTACAACTATCAAAGAGTTCTAGCATCCTAAGAAAaacaattagaaaaaaattatctaCTAGCTCTACATAAAAAGTTGGACACACAAAAAGGTTATCGATCTCTACACCAACCCTTCATGTCACTTACCTTTTGAtcactatttgaaaaactatttcataaaatatcaaaccttcaaaaacttaaagtatttaGATATTTGTGTTATCCTTGGCTATACCTCTATGTTTTACTTAAATTAATACCAAAATCCAAATCTTGCATATTTATTAGGTACTTTCATAAACATAATGTTTTTCATGTTATAATCTTTAAACTCTAAAGGTTTTTGTATCAtgtcatattatttttattgaatacACATTTTCCTTCCAAGATCTTGCTCATTTACTAATGTGAGTCAATACAATAACTATCTATCATTAGGTTTATATGAGTATACCTTAAACCCCCTCTAAGTGTACCACTTAGCACATCAATCAGTAGTGTACCACTTACCACATCAATCAGTAGTTCTCTTTTAGACTTGGTGCTCCCTTATTACTTTACTTCAATAACACCTCATCCGGTATGCAACTTCTCTATCTATTTCTCTATCAACAACTCTATAATACTCGATAAAACAACACTCTCAACACCACAAATAATGTATTTATCCTCTTCTCAACCAAGTGACACCGAAATATATCATACTAATTAGGTACGAATAATTTTCATATATTGAACATAACCCAATAATACCATAGAGCTTCGGCATCACATGTCAATACTTTTCAAAAATGATATCTTCAAATCATGTGAAATACTCGATCTTCATGTTATCACAAGCTTTATGCTTAAGCATTCTAAACCTACAACCATCATCTATGTCAAAAAATATCCAAACTAGCATAATACTATGTGTGAGGAATATGATGCCTAACTCTATAATGCCACATAGACCATTATATTATCTCACCTCGCATAAAATGTAATCGAGTGCAAATAGATCTTTTGAATTAACCAGGGCTTAGATGAATCCATTGCTAGATACAAATTACatctagtagccaaaggtttcaccaATGACCATGTGTTGATTTCACAGATATCTTCAATCTAATTGTTAAACCAATGATAATTCAGCTTATCATGAGTTTAACTATTACTCAAGGTTGACGTGTATATCAACTTAATGTTAATGATGCTTTCTTATAAAAGGCCTTAACTGAAAATATCTTTATGCAACAATCTCATAGTTTCATCTACTCTCAATATCCAAATCATATTTATAAACTATGAAAAGTCCAACGTCTATTTAATTCTTACAATAATAAaagagatatattatatatttactaGTCTATGTAGATGACATTATCATCATAGGTAATAATTATCATCATAGGTAATAATTTTATGAAGATCAAGTAATTTCTTAAGTAATTAATTGATCGATTCTCCATCAAAGACTTAATAACTTTATGTTATTTTCTAATagtgaaaataatatttatattttctagATTTTTTCTCTCTAAAGAAAAGTACATTCTTCATCTATTACCAAAGACGAATAGGTAGAATATAAAAAAAAGTCATTATCTCACTATTCATCATTGAGTTACTCAAATTATATAATGATAGCTCTTCTATGAATCTCATACTATATTAATAAGTGCTTGGTTCCTTGCACTATTTATCTCTTAGatgtctaaatattttatttgtagttaacatattatcataattcatacTTCGACCCTCCACTACGTAATCATCTATACTAAAATGTGTATtgtgatatcttaaaagaactcttaattatatactttttttttcataaacacttatcactcTATCTCTATACTTTCACTAGTACTAATTGAGTAGGCAACAATGATAATAATATATCTACATCAACTTATATTATCTTctttaaaataaatttgattagttaaTGTTTTAAAAAACATAATACAATCGTAAGATTCACTATTGAAACTGAATATTAAGTCATCACCACCATAATTTTAGAATTCAATTATGTTACTAATCTACTATACAAACTTGAC
This genomic stretch from Musa acuminata AAA Group cultivar baxijiao chromosome BXJ3-9, Cavendish_Baxijiao_AAA, whole genome shotgun sequence harbors:
- the LOC135649744 gene encoding uncharacterized protein LOC135649744; translation: MGAAVLRSQDCLQGRLHLDAFGSRSPQLPSTKPHRKKPPVSSATTPMKPGRGCPPRSTPSPPPKAKPPRPVRQWPSPENEGATDGMTRPRRVLVMEEVKILKRGEQLKPVASPPADALPDWADSVFCPTSRLGPGPDDLPRKLGFFDLKPVYAGPGFVVSPSPSSLPLPSFCLKKSGVAGK
- the LOC108951192 gene encoding sugar transport protein 7-like; the protein is MAGGGVVHGPVGVAKERAQQYKGRVTPYVVMACLVAAVGGSIFGYDIGISGGVTSMDPFLKKFFPVVYRKKNSQSHNNYCEYDNQGLAAFTSSLYLAGLVASLAASPVTRKHGRRASIVCGGISFLVGATLNSAAVNLPMLILGRIMLGIGIGFGNQAVPLYLSEMAPAHLRGGLNMMFQLATTLGIFSANMINYGTEKIKPWGWRLSLGLAAAPAILMTIGGALLPETPNSLVEQGRAEEGRRVLEKIRGTNDVDAELQDMVEASELANSIEHPFRNILERRNRPQLIMAILMPTFQILTGINSILFYAPVLFQSMGFGGNAALYSSVMTGAVLASSTLVSIATVDRWGRRPLLIGGGLQMIVCQVAVAVILGVKFGGDKQLSKDFSIVVVVVFCLFVAAFGWSWGPLGWTVPSEIFPLETRSAGQSITVSVNLLFTFAIAQSFLSLLCSFKFGIFLFFAGWITIMTVFVYVFLPETKGVPIEEMILLWRKHWFWKRVMPPIEVADEGGPAEAELPDTRL